tcatttggcttgccatacttTGAGACAAGTGCAGAGTGGTATAACTACTGGAAGAGGCGCACCAAATGCGCAACTGTAAGTAAATAAAAGCTCCTGGCTTTTCTCAGTGGTAGTTAAATTCAAGGCTTCTGCCATTTATTCTTCCTGACGTTCAAACTGTTGTTGTTCGAGGGGGTGTGGTCTCACGTTTTCCCCGCGTAGGGAGTTGAACAGAGAGGTGTGTGTTGTGTACTTGTAGCAAAGCGGTGATATTTTCTTTTTGCTAAGATATTACTGCCCATCAATAACCCTAACCTGTATCTATTGTCTGGTTGTATTACTGATTGTGTGATGGTGGGGACGATCCGGAGGCTTGACGAGGTTGTTGTATTGCTGCTGGAGAGGTTATCCAGCGGCCTGCAAATGCCATCAAAAAGATGACGGAAAACTGGTGAGTGAAGTGATAACAAACCGTTCTCTTGTAGAACAGAGAAACAAAATCACCGTGTCCGTTAATTCAAACTATTTAGTATAGAATGAAAATTGAACCATAAGACCAACGATTCACAATCCAAAACTTCTCGTCTTATTGCAGtattaaaagtttaaactgcgtgtttgtgttttttaagtaaccatacagttgtttttgttgtcaCTAAACCTGTCAGAACAATACGaatgcactttttatttatttatttatttttataaaccggTCCATACTGTGGCTGTTGACTATTTTGTTATGTCAAGGCATTAATAAATAGACCAGGCCACCACGTTTTAGTTGTTCAGCACCTGCCTGACAGTTTCTTTGTGCAATAGCATGTCCTTAGAATGTGTACTTGACTtgaccattccaggttttactaaatGGACGTGGAGTTGAGTTGCATTTACAGCATGTATGTAGTGTTTTCCCCAAATCGTAATTTGGTAgtatgcttttctttttagaaCTTCCGCCTCTTTTATACAGcatagtttgttttcatttcagtttagATGTCAAATCTACCAGTATGCATGTGACGGTTAAGGATGGTGGACTGAAGCTAATTCAGAACCAGGACAATGGCACAGATATCTGACTAAGTATCAGTGGAAATCTCCAAAATAATTTTCTGTATCTCAGGGAATGAAataggactcctattgcatagtagtttcacccattccatgttttactatgagctttGTTCCAGGTtgagagacaaaatgcatgatgggtgATCGTAACTGGGTGAaggaacaaacagccacacctgcgtgaCGGTTTCACTTCCGTATGGCCacttctatttgttttgtttagccaTATAACAAGCCTGCCACCTTGTTCAAGCCTGAACAGCTGAAAGGGTGGTCAGGTGAACTCTGCTGCACCCGGGGCACTGTGTACACATTGTGTAcctgcttctgtcacccaggttgaCCCTGCTtgatcaaaagcagtgtgaaatccggtctccgacctgcatgacacctgGTCGTGACATGGGTAGGGTCTGACCCGGGTAGagtatgccagtgtgaaaggggctttaaaaaaaacaatttaagtaGTAAGCAGTTGGATGTGAAATGTCTAACATAGCACAGGTTCTTGTATTAATTGCAGCATTACATTGTTTGCAGGCACTTGCCAGCGTAAGCCACGTGGCCACTGTTGTTCTGGAGATTGCCCCTCACAACATTGATGTGAATGTGCACTCCACTAAACACGAAGTGCATTTCCTGCATGAGGACAGCATCGTAGAGAGTGTGCAGAAGCATATTGAGAGCAATCTGCTGGGGTCCAGCTCCTCCCGCACATACTTCACTCAGGTACACCTGCAAGTCTATAGGACTTAGGACAGCCAGTACTTGGGTACAATACAACATGTCAGCCGATCACCTTTAAAACCCAGCAGATTAAATGTCTTTCTGATTGCTGCTAGGTTTCAGTGGAATTTGGTTACAGATAAGCAGGAGATGGCAGAATAAAACgctgggccctattcacaaagctcattcattatttaaataaaagtgcttctataagaataaaaaaagtttcatatCCATGAAACTGTTTGAGACTATTCATAAAAAGCTAACAGCCTCATCTTGTGCAGTTTCAGAGGACCGCAAAGCTGAGTCGTtttggctgctcaaactgtgtgaaattgcatctcttatacaataagataCACACTATACACAACGTATTAACGTGCTATAAATCATAGAAGTGAAGATTGTACTGGGGGGTAGGGGGGTGGgatagatataaaaataaacaaaaattaaaatgtttaagacCTAGCTTTTACCCCTCCCTCCTCCTGTCATGAAATGGTTCAGTCCAAAGTcaactgtgtgtttttaaaagtttacagCTATTTCGATATGCACGGAATGATATCTAAAGATAAAATGTGCTGGAATTTTGGCAAATCTTTCACTgggattggttgatttctgatatgtgatttatcacaaaaacaaaaaaagttagtttATGGCTAGGTATGTCAAAGCAGATAGAAGTGAAATTTAAATTATGTAATTAGGGAAGTACAGTCctagttttaaacaaagacatAAAACAATTAGTCGTTCTAATACACTATTAACTATATGTAACCAAACTTTCAGCATACATTTCTAACAGGGAAAATACAACAcgcttgcattaaaaaataaataataaaaaaactgctcagttttgctttgctttctGTTCTCCCTGCAGACTTTGCTGCCTGGCCCTGCCATCACCTCTGGGGATATCCTGAAGCCAGCCTCCTCCAGCGCAGCTGCAGACACCAGTGACAGAGTGTACGCTCACCAGATGATGCGCACGGATTTCCGGGCTCAGAAGCTGGACGCATTTCTACAGCCGGCAAATAAGACACAGACAGAACCCTCGTTGCTGGCGATGTCTGAGAACGGCTCGCCCAGGCAGCCAGAGCAGCGCGATGTGGACATGGAAGAGCTGAATGACAAAGACTTGATAGCTGGCATATCTGAGGATCTGGATATTGAGGACTTCATGGGCGATGTTAAAGAAACTGGAGACTCTGAAAACTCCTCTTTAGTGAACCCTCCTCCTCGGTATGGATATATGTTTGTATTACTGTCTTAATCCAAAATTTCATAGACACAATTATAAACCCTTAAAAACGTGGCTGCACCATGGACAATTACTGTATTTCGTAGACTCATTTAAAGTCatcaaaatctttttcttttttaaaattgattccAGTTCATACATTTTTCCTCCCCCAGTGAAATCTTTTCATGTATTATACTGACTTGACTTACAACACTTTATAATTCAAACTTGTAAACCAAAGAACCATGCAGAATAGAAAAAGTTGTGAACTGAAAAAAGtagtatatattatagatatatatattatatatatatatatatatatatatatatatatagataatatatctaGATAGATCTATCTAGATAATCAGAAAATGATACTAAATTTTAAAAGTTCTATTACCTATTCTActttctctctcttcccctctcaagccctttttaaaaagtttgtttgggACCGTGGAAAGGGGTTGTCTGGGGGAGGGAAGGTTCACAGTGTTCCTGTTGTGTTTTCTGGGAAGCGGGACAGGGTGGGTTCAGATGTGGAAATGAAGGACGACGAGAGGGTGGGCGACACGAGTGCTGCCTCTGTGCCGAAAAGGTGTATTATCAAGCTAACCAGCATCAGAGAGCTGAGGAGTGAAATCAGTGATCAGGCACATAAAGAGTTTAATCTATTTAGTACGTTTTGTTTCATGAGACCACATCATAACAAGATGAAAGTAAGATCCATACAGAAAACAAATTGTGTTTGTGAAACTTTGGATTGTCTGGAAATAATCTTTGTCAAATGACAACTATAAGTGTACTGATCACCTGTGTATTTCTTTCTGCAGGCCTCCAGGAGATGCTCCAGAATCACTCCTACATGGGCTGTGTCAATCCACAATGGGCACTGATACAGCACCAGACCAAACTCTACCTTCTCAACACCACCAAGCTCAGGCACACATACCTTCCCACAGTTTAAATCCTGGAACCAGATTTTTATGTGCTGTACATTACAGCAGTATTTAGatgcttcactgtttttttttgttttatatatccaTACTATAGTGCTCTGTGCAAATTGTACAGTACTTTGGTATTTTAACTCCAGTTGACTGATACCCCACTGAGATTACTTCTGTTAAAACCAGGCATTTCTTTAGATATATTGCAAAATACTTAAATTTGTGGTATACTGAAgccatttttgtaactttttaaaaagatttatttatttatttatttatttagttttagcattcttattcttattatttttttgtaaatgacagACCCCTGCTCCCTTGTATGATCTGGCCGTGTTGGCACTGGAGAGCCCTGATAGTGGCTGGTCTGAGGAGGACGGTTCCCAAGAGGGGTTGGCACAGTATATTGTTGAGTTTCTCAAGAAAAAGTCTGAAATGTTGTATGATTATTTTTCAACGGAAATTGATGAGGTCAgtggagggaaaaaaataaataaaaaaaacagtttctgctgtaactgtttgtttttttaattcatttttattcatttatttaaactcTGAACCAAGAAGATCaatcaccggttcaaatcccacccctgccactgcctgactcactgtgtgaccctgagcaagtcacttaacctccttgttctccatcCTGTGGTTGTAAGtcactgcatataatgcacagttcacagcctacctctataaagtgCTTGGtgatgctggtccactatgaaaggcgctatattaaaataaagatatatataaaatatcagaaAAGGGGAACTTTTTGCAGTTCAGCGCTCGGTCGCCTCAGTAGGACCAGAAATTGctgtttaaacagaacaaaagcatgaaacaaaccaaacaaatatttatgttGCCAACTTAAGTTGTCTTTGATAAGAAACAAATATAAGCTATAACTGCATTTATAGGGGATTGTAATTCTCATTGGAATTATTGTGCTTTTACAATATTTGGCCACAAGGTGCCAAGTAAAATGCAAACCACAGCATTCCACAAATTAGAATCACAGCAGTGCTTTtaatctgaatgtttttttgcattgttgATGTGTGCCCCATTGACAGGAGGGGAACCTTGCTGGGTTACCATTGCTGTTTGACAATTACATCCCTGCTTTGGAGGGACTGCCCATGTTCATCTTGCGGCTAGCCACAGAGGTATGAAAGTtgggattattttattattgggattattgtcatttttttttttttttacattcgcCCCTGGAGTAAATGCACTTTTAGTAGTGGGTTCAGATAATTAACTTCAAATGACTTTTAAATGGTTGTTTTACATTTTCCCAACTCttcatggtgtttgcagtcattttgaATGGTTGTGGGTTCTGTTGCTGCAATATTGAGTTTGTCTAGAGAGAATCGCAAGGCTGACTTTCTGtaagataattataataatttagtCCTGGTAGTTCACTTtccaattaccaaaaaaaaaaaaagaatattaccAAGGTGCAAAATTTTGGAAGATTTATTCTCCAGCAAAAATAATGTCATCTACTGACCAGTTAATGAACAGGTACACGATGAAATGCAAAACCTCCCTTGTTTTTTAGTAATTCAgttaaatgtaatgaatataaCTGTGAATATATCAATGAATGAAATATTTCGTAACTTAAGCATTCAATGAATGAGTTTGTAACTATATCACTAAAACTTTTATTGATGTATATAAAGCATTTCATTCTGATTTTTAAATCTGATCTTTTGtggcttttgtgcattttcatttgcaactgAACTGAGACATTAAGACCTTATCGGCCTTACCTTAGcgctatattctgcaattttgaagacTGACATTGGAAACTCTTAATTCTAGAAActggtgttattttttaaaacttttgctaaattgcattgacttctacattttaagcagttcttagcatgggtaacattttgatttcattttgctgttgtgttgttAATGGGAAATTGtacactgctacaatatgtaccagatttaaaagtatatactgtattgtattacagtTCACGTCcccagtcgtctcttttggcaaatgtttcagaatcatatcattctgaattaaaatactacttctatTGAAAATATTGTagtgtaccaacaaaaccaactacagtaatggaagcctacttatatAACACAGCCCATTCAGCTGTGTATTTgacattgtatgttttttgtgttccctgaactttttttcttcttttactgctgttattcccccaactcatgcgctaacaaatttcaatgaaagaatcaacgtctccctgtacagttcctcaaacgcaagtcatattttttctttctgtatgaaatatgtgcatgtgtgtagggcagggggttgtttgggtggtaaGGGTGAGGTTACGACATGCTCACTTACATACACGTCAAATcacatgaaataatcagatatgcgtcacactcgatATGCGTCGCTGAAGTCAAATTCTTTTCTCGTTTCTCATTCTGGCTTTGGGGTTATACTGTGTGGTTTTGTGGAATACTGTGTggaaatatatttgaattaaagtaaatgcatttgaatttctGTCACTTATTCTGAAGCATTActcactttttgtttttccatctaGACTGAAGCGCTTGGGGCATCGTGGAGGTGGACTGTTGAGCATGTTGTTTTTAAAGCCTTCCGAACACTTCTTGACCCTCCTAAACACTTTACAGAAGATGGGAGTATTGTACATATTGCTAACGTGCCAGATCTTTACAAAGTCTTTGAGAGGTGCTGATTGGTGTTCTCTTGAAAATATGGTGGTATTGAATGCTGTTTTAGGGTCCTGTTCACAAAGCCTAATCCAATGTCAGTTTTGATTGAGTGTGCATCTTAGTCatatcatgaaaaagtagaacGTCATGCCTAAAATCCAGCGTatcatgtataaaatatacattgtgtGTATGTGCAATGGGTCCCTCCATGTatcccccagattctgatactcatAATTGTAAAAGCAGTTATCTAGTTagagtaaaaatgtaagtttgacgtGTATGGAGGTAAAGACAGATGGATAGGCATCTCCTCTGAAGCCCATTTTACAATAAATTGTGCCAGGgtttatcacaattggataacTTGTTCTTTAAGTATGGGTGTTTTCAGGGATATGAATCCCCAATAGGGGACAAAAACTTAtgaattaaagctttgtgaatagtaCCCATAGTTCTATTAAATTAAAGTGATTTGATAATTTTTATACTCAATGTAGTTTAAACATGCAACTTGTGATAGCATATTCTTTTGTATAAAACAAACTGTGTAcatagtttaaatattaacaataaaagtgAAAATTTCAAGAGTGTGCTAGTTTATTTAATTCACTTAATTGGAACTTGGTTTAAGTATTAATAAAGGGCCAGTTAACAGGATAACACAGAGTCAGAGATCACAATTTAAATATCGTGGACATCCAGTGATCACTATAACAACTCTCTTTATTCACAGCAATACTACTGGCATTAGTTCAGAAGTGATCTGTGCCACTAAGTCAGCCCTCACAAATTGCCATTACAGTACTTGCTAAAGAATAAAAGTATAGTTTGCATAGGTTTTTATTTCTAGCCCAGTTTTAGTACACTATCATCTTTGGAAgtggttttcaatcttttttaaaagatatttttaaaactactcCTTcggtctggaggtttcagctcaagtacccctttacaattttcactctcTTGAATGGTACAAGTTGCAATAAAAGACAGAATAATCTGATTGATACTCCagtccacctccacctccagccatgcgtttatttaatatataattgatGTCAtaacagtctgggactgacaaactgctggtttaggacagagtACCAAAACAGCAGACTTAATTCTTAATTGCATGTCTTTGGATGTACA
This Polyodon spathula isolate WHYD16114869_AA chromosome 3, ASM1765450v1, whole genome shotgun sequence DNA region includes the following protein-coding sequences:
- the LOC121308922 gene encoding DNA mismatch repair protein Mlh1-like, producing the protein WGRSGGLTRLLYCCWRGYPAACKCHQKDDGKLALASVSHVATVVLEIAPHNIDVNVHSTKHEVHFLHEDSIVESVQKHIESNLLGSSSSRTYFTQTLLPGPAITSGDILKPASSSAAADTSDRVYAHQMMRTDFRAQKLDAFLQPANKTQTEPSLLAMSENGSPRQPEQRDVDMEELNDKDLIAGISEDLDIEDFMGDVKETGDSENSSLVNPPPRPPGDAPESLLHGLCQSTMGTDTAPDQTLPSQHHQAQAHIPSHSLNPGTRFLCAVHYSSI